A single region of the Buchnera aphidicola (Microlophium carnosum) genome encodes:
- a CDS encoding S-adenosylmethionine:tRNA ribosyltransferase-isomerase: MSNVLLRHANIFVYFSCKYNHIHMLITNFYFSKLTLIMLFAVFKRCNNTMSTYHKKIINE, from the coding sequence ATATCAAACGTTTTATTAAGACATGCTAATATTTTTGTATATTTTAGTTGCAAATATAATCACATTCATATGTTAATTACTAATTTTTATTTTTCTAAACTAACATTAATCATGTTATTTGCTGTTTTTAAAAGATGTAACAATACAATGAGCACTTATCATAAAAAAATAATAAACGAATAG
- the yajC gene encoding preprotein translocase subunit YajC, translated as MNFLIQNANAIAHETSESGNSYSLIFMVIIFLLVFYFMLFRPQQKKDKEHKNLMHSLVSGDEVITTSGLLGRIKKITKNGYILLQLNDTTEVFIKQDFIASSLPKGTLKSL; from the coding sequence ATGAATTTTTTAATTCAAAATGCTAATGCTATAGCACATGAAACATCAGAAAGTGGAAATTCGTATTCTTTAATATTTATGGTTATAATATTTTTATTAGTTTTTTATTTTATGCTTTTTCGTCCTCAACAAAAGAAAGATAAAGAACATAAAAATCTCATGCATTCTCTTGTTTCAGGAGATGAAGTTATAACAACTAGTGGATTATTAGGACGCATAAAAAAAATTACAAAAAATGGATATATTTTACTTCAATTGAACGATACAACTGAAGTCTTTATAAAACAAGATTTTATAGCATCGTCATTACCTAAAGGCACTTTAAAATCGTTATAA
- a CDS encoding glycine--tRNA ligase subunit beta — MKKKTLLIEIGTEELPSRLLWKISLSFHENFTEELNSYNILYKKINHFSTPRRLALKVIDIDTTDQFIEKTNRGPSIKNTYDKNGCLTKAAISWLKNFGININQASRLKNEKGEWLLYRTRKKQEKIELLIPKITEIALKNISIKKSMRWEIHNQKFFRPIRNIVILLDNQTIIGDIFNISSNNLLHNHLSSKENQIEIKDAKDYPTILFQKNNIVANYITRKEIIIKKIKEIAQKINGYIKNSDFLIEEVTALVESPEVLLATFKKKFLKIPEKILIHTIEKQQKCFPVYNFQNKLLPYFIFVSNINSKEPKKIIIGNQKVMHARLSDAEFFFKNDRMVKLESHLLSLKKVLFQNKLGSLYEKTLRLKLLVKWIAKYNCSNIQDAIRAALLSKCDLITHVVCEFPELQGTIGMYYSLKDKEQKNVAIALEEQYLPSFSGDRLPCTAIGCALSIADKMDTLSGMFYIGNTPSADKDPFALRRLAIGIIRIIIVKNIPLDLNDLINKSLNLYNKKNTNNLLISSEIFKFLIKRLFHWYEETGYKIKTIKSILTYKSTQLIDIDQKIQAISSFQKLEGSKSIILSIKRISNILDKESKKISGRINIKLIQKEEEMILFNQIKKFKVDTKKLFLEKKYQDILIKIKELEKPICNFFNKVKINDSNSKIRLNRLLLLNALKKIFFSIADFSYLY; from the coding sequence ATGAAAAAAAAAACATTATTAATTGAAATAGGAACCGAAGAACTACCTTCTAGATTACTTTGGAAAATATCTTTATCTTTTCATGAAAATTTTACTGAAGAATTAAATTCTTATAATATTTTATATAAAAAAATTAATCATTTTTCTACTCCAAGAAGATTAGCATTAAAAGTTATAGATATTGATACAACAGATCAATTTATAGAAAAAACAAACAGAGGTCCATCAATAAAAAATACTTACGATAAAAATGGATGCTTAACAAAAGCAGCTATTAGTTGGTTAAAAAATTTTGGAATTAATATAAATCAAGCTAGTCGTTTAAAAAATGAAAAAGGTGAATGGTTATTATATCGAACAAGAAAAAAACAAGAAAAAATTGAACTACTAATTCCTAAAATTACTGAAATAGCTCTAAAAAATATTTCGATAAAAAAAAGTATGCGTTGGGAAATACACAATCAAAAATTTTTTCGTCCTATTCGTAATATTGTAATATTATTAGATAATCAAACTATTATAGGAGATATATTTAATATTTCTTCTAATAATCTTCTTCATAACCATCTTTCTTCAAAAGAAAATCAAATAGAAATTAAAGATGCAAAAGACTACCCGACGATTCTTTTTCAAAAAAATAATATCGTGGCTAATTATATAACTCGTAAAGAAATAATTATAAAAAAAATTAAAGAAATTGCGCAAAAAATTAACGGATATATAAAAAATAGTGATTTTTTAATTGAAGAAGTGACTGCTTTAGTAGAATCACCTGAAGTACTTTTAGCTACTTTTAAAAAAAAATTTCTTAAAATACCTGAAAAAATACTAATACATACTATAGAAAAACAACAAAAATGTTTTCCAGTATATAATTTTCAAAACAAACTTCTTCCATATTTTATCTTTGTTTCTAATATTAACTCAAAAGAACCAAAAAAAATTATTATAGGAAATCAAAAAGTAATGCATGCACGACTTTCAGATGCTGAATTTTTTTTTAAAAATGATAGAATGGTAAAATTAGAAAGCCATCTTTTATCTTTAAAAAAAGTTTTGTTTCAAAACAAGCTTGGTTCATTGTATGAAAAAACATTGCGTCTTAAATTACTTGTTAAATGGATTGCTAAGTATAATTGTAGTAACATACAAGATGCAATTAGAGCAGCACTTCTATCTAAATGTGATCTGATTACTCATGTTGTATGCGAATTTCCAGAATTACAAGGCACTATAGGCATGTATTATTCTTTAAAAGACAAAGAACAAAAAAATGTTGCTATTGCTCTTGAAGAACAATATTTACCGTCTTTTTCAGGTGATAGACTTCCGTGTACTGCTATAGGTTGTGCATTATCAATTGCTGATAAAATGGATACTTTATCAGGAATGTTTTATATTGGAAACACCCCCAGTGCAGATAAAGATCCATTTGCGTTAAGACGTTTAGCAATAGGAATAATACGTATTATTATCGTAAAAAATATACCATTAGATTTAAACGATTTAATTAATAAAAGCCTCAATCTATATAATAAAAAAAATACTAATAATTTATTAATATCAAGTGAAATTTTTAAATTTTTAATCAAAAGATTATTTCATTGGTATGAAGAAACAGGATATAAAATAAAAACTATTAAATCAATACTAACGTATAAATCAACACAACTAATAGATATTGATCAAAAAATACAAGCTATATCTTCTTTTCAAAAACTAGAAGGTTCAAAATCAATAATATTATCTATTAAAAGAATATCGAACATTTTAGACAAAGAAAGTAAAAAAATTTCTGGACGTATTAATATCAAATTAATACAAAAAGAAGAAGAAATGATATTATTTAACCAAATAAAAAAATTTAAAGTTGATACAAAAAAATTATTTTTAGAAAAAAAATATCAAGATATTTTAATAAAAATCAAAGAACTTGAAAAACCTATATGTAATTTTTTTAACAAAGTTAAAATAAATGATTCTAATTCTAAAATACGATTAAACCGATTACTTTTACTTAATGCCTTAAAAAAAATTTTTTTTTCAATAGCAGATTTCTCTTATTTATATTAA
- the glyQ gene encoding glycine--tRNA ligase subunit alpha: protein MKNHHNNFYNLITILQEYWLKQGCTIFQPLDLPIGAGTFHNITFLGTIGPEPINAAYVQACRRPSDGRYGKNPNRLQYYYQFQVIIKPPLDNIQNLYLNSLNLLNIDEKIHDIRFVEDNWENPTLGAWGIGWEVWLNGMEITQFTYFQQVGGLECNPITVEITYGLERIAMHMQNKSNVYDLIWNTHNKKKITYGDIFQQNEIEHSQYNFQYSDVNFLFNSFKEYELEAKKLIDLKKPLLLVSYEKILQANHIFNLLDARKAISSNERQNYIFRIRQLTTQIAIRYLNAREKLGFPLCHKKREKNEKKNIIN, encoded by the coding sequence ATGAAAAATCATCATAATAATTTTTATAATTTAATTACAATTTTACAAGAATACTGGTTAAAACAAGGATGTACTATTTTTCAACCATTAGATCTGCCAATAGGAGCAGGTACATTTCATAATATTACCTTTTTGGGTACTATTGGACCAGAACCAATTAATGCCGCATATGTTCAAGCTTGTCGTCGTCCTTCTGATGGAAGATATGGAAAAAACCCTAATCGTTTACAATATTACTACCAATTTCAAGTTATTATAAAACCTCCTCTAGATAACATTCAAAATCTTTATTTAAACTCATTAAATTTATTAAATATAGACGAAAAAATACATGACATACGTTTTGTAGAAGACAATTGGGAAAATCCTACGTTAGGTGCTTGGGGTATTGGATGGGAGGTTTGGTTAAATGGAATGGAAATTACTCAATTCACTTATTTTCAACAAGTAGGTGGATTAGAATGTAATCCTATAACTGTAGAAATAACATATGGTTTAGAAAGAATTGCTATGCATATGCAAAATAAATCAAATGTATATGATCTAATTTGGAATACACATAATAAAAAAAAAATAACTTATGGTGATATTTTCCAACAAAATGAAATAGAACATTCACAATATAATTTTCAATATTCTGATGTTAATTTTTTATTCAATTCCTTTAAAGAATATGAACTAGAAGCAAAAAAATTAATAGATTTAAAAAAACCATTATTATTAGTATCATATGAAAAAATATTACAAGCAAATCATATATTTAATTTATTAGATGCAAGAAAAGCTATATCTTCCAATGAACGTCAAAATTATATTTTTCGAATTCGACAATTAACTACTCAAATAGCAATAAGATACTTGAATGCAAGAGAAAAATTAGGCTTTCCATTATGTCATAAAAAGAGAGAAAAAAATGAAAAAAAAAACATTATTAATTGA